The window GCCCTCGATCCCGGCCTCGCTTCCGAGACCGCTGTCCTTCACGCCGCCGAAGGGTGCTTCGGGCGACACCACGCCGAAATGATTGATCGCCAGCGCGCCGACCTGCAACGCGTCGCATACGCGCCGTTCTGTCGCCAGCGACGAGGTGAACGCATAGCCCGCGAGACCGTAGGGGTTCCGGTTCGCCCGGGCGATCACCTCCTCGGCGGAACCGAACCTGCTGACCGGCAGCACCGGGCCGAACGGTTCGGTGGTCATCAGCGCGGCGTCATCCGTCACGTCGGCCAGCACGGTTGGCTGGTAGAAGAAGCCCTCGTTCTCATGCCGCCTGCCGCCTGCGGCGACACGCGCGCCGTGCGACACCGCATCCGCGATGAGCTGGTCCATCGCCTCGACGCGGCGCGCATTGGCCAGCGGCCCCATCTCGGTGCTGTCTGAAACGCCATCACCGATGCGAAGGTTCGAGACCTTGCCCGCAACGCTGTCGACGAAACGGTCGTAGATCCGCTCGTGGACGTAGAACCGGCTGGGAGAGTTGCAGATCTGGCCCGCATTCCTGAACTTCGCCGCCACGGCAAGCGCGGCGACGGCCTCCGGCTCGACATCGTCGAAGATGAGCACAGGCGCATGGCCGCCCAGTTCGACCGTCGCCTTCTTGAGCTGCCTGCCGCAGGCTTCCGAGATCAGGCGTCCGACGCGCGTCGATCCAGTGAACGTCACCTTGCGGATCACGGGAGAGTCGATGCAGCGGGAGGTGATTTCCGCCGGGTCGCCATAGACCAGCGCAATCGCACCGGCAGGAACGCCCGCGCGATGCAGCGCGTCCACGACGCGCGCCGCGCTGCGCGGCGTTTCCTCGGCTGCTTTCAACAGCACGGAAC is drawn from Rhizobiaceae bacterium and contains these coding sequences:
- a CDS encoding NAD-dependent succinate-semialdehyde dehydrogenase, which produces MDSVNLYIDGQWRRGRGSEIAVVNPATGERIDGVFAATAEDVDDALASVGRGFESWRALGPLERSNMLRAAAAILRAEADDIAAVLTAEEGKPLREARGEVMASAEALEWTAEEGRRLYGRTIPARVPETSQTVTYEPIGPALALTPWNFPVFTPARKLAEALAAGCSVLLKAAEETPRSAARVVDALHRAGVPAGAIALVYGDPAEITSRCIDSPVIRKVTFTGSTRVGRLISEACGRQLKKATVELGGHAPVLIFDDVEPEAVAALAVAAKFRNAGQICNSPSRFYVHERIYDRFVDSVAGKVSNLRIGDGVSDSTEMGPLANARRVEAMDQLIADAVSHGARVAAGGRRHENEGFFYQPTVLADVTDDAALMTTEPFGPVLPVSRFGSAEEVIARANRNPYGLAGYAFTSSLATERRVCDALQVGALAINHFGVVSPEAPFGGVKDSGLGSEAGIEGIRGFLVTKYVTSRSRVA